The DNA segment TATAGCAATGATTACTGTTATTGTTGCACTCGTATTATTTGTTAGTTTGTATTGGGAAATCCGAGCTACAGGTGGTCCGACGTTATTGGATAGTGTAATTCAAAATTGGGCTGCTGAAATAAATGAGCCAATTATTATTGGTTTTCTTACATTTATTACGCACTTTGGTTCTAAGATTGTGCTTGTTCCTCTCATTGCAATTGCAGGAATTTGGTTTTGGTTGGTCAAGAAGGATAAGGTAGCTGCGATACTAATTGTTATTGCATATATAGGAGGCATTGTACTTAAGGATGTGCTAAAAGTAGTAATAGCTAGAGAGAGACCTTCGATAAATGAAGCTATAGATGGAACTGGATACAGCTTTCCTAGTGGCCATGCTATGATTGGATTACTTATTTATGCGTTACTTA comes from the Bacillus solimangrovi genome and includes:
- a CDS encoding phosphatase PAP2 family protein gives rise to the protein MKIGTKKKYRIAMITVIVALVLFVSLYWEIRATGGPTLLDSVIQNWAAEINEPIIIGFLTFITHFGSKIVLVPLIAIAGIWFWLVKKDKVAAILIVIAYIGGIVLKDVLKVVIARERPSINEAIDGTGYSFPSGHAMIGLLIYALLTYFVIQNMELSNRKKLILMSFSIVFIFLIGLSRIVLYVHYPTDVIAGYAAGIILVIIFIRWYHWLKNLT